One Saimiri boliviensis isolate mSaiBol1 chromosome 5, mSaiBol1.pri, whole genome shotgun sequence genomic window carries:
- the OBSL1 gene encoding obscurin-like protein 1 isoform X2 produces the protein MKASSGDQGSPPCFLRFPRPVRVVSGAEAELKCVVLGEPPPVVVWEKGGQQLAASERLSFPADGAEHGLLLSGALPTDAGVYVCRARNAAGEAYAAAAITVLEPPASEPDPQPAERPLPPPGPGEGAPVFLTGPRSQWVLRGAEVVLTCRAGGLPEPTLYWEKDGMALDEVWDSSHFALEPGRAEDGPGVSLALRILAARLPDSGVYVCHARNAHGHAQAGALLQVQQPPESPPADPDEGPAPVVEPLKCAPKTFWVNEGKHAKFRCYVMGKPEPEIEWHWEGLPLLPDRRRLMYRDRDGGFVLKVLYCQAKDRGLYVCAARNSAGQTLSAVQLHVKEPRLRFTRPLQDVEGREHGIAVLECKVPNSRIPTAWFREDQRLLPCRKYEQIEEGTVRRLIIHRLKADDDGVYLCEMRGRVRTVANVTVKGPILKRLPRKLDVLEGENAVLLVETLEAGVQGRWSRDGEELPAICQTTSGHMHALVLPGVTREDAGEVIFSLGNSRTTALLRVKCVKHSPPGPPVSAEMFKGQKNTVLLTWKPPEPAPETPFIYRLERQEVGSEDWIQCFSIEKAGAVEVPGDCVPSEGDYRFRICAVSGHGRSPHVVFHGSAHLVPTARLVAGLEDVQVYDGEDAVFSLDLSTIIQGTWFLNGEELKSHKPEGQVEPGALRYHVEQKGLQHRLILHAVKHQDSGALVGFSCPGVQDSAALTIQESPVHILSPQNKVSLTFTTSDRVVLTCELSRVDFPATWYKDGQKVEESELLVVKMDGRKHRLILPEAKVQDSGEFECRTEGVSAFFYVTVQDPPVHIVDPREHVFVHAITSECVMLACEVDREDAPVRWYKDGQEVEENDFVVLESEGPHRRLVLPATQPSDGGEFQCVAGDERAYFTVTITDVSSWIVYPSGKVYVAAVRLERVVLTCELCRPWAEVRWTKDGEEVVESPALLLQKEDTIRRLVLPAVQLEDSGEYLCEIDDESASFTVTVTEPPVRILYPRDEVALIAVTLECVVLMCELSREDAPVRWYKDGLEVEESEALVLERDGPRCRLVLPAAQPEDGGEFVCDAGDDSAFFTVTVTAPPERIVHPAARSLDLHFGAPGRVELRCEVAPAGSQVRWYKDGLEVEASDALQLGAKGSTRTLTLPHAQPEDAGEYVCETRDEAITFNVILAEPPVQFLAPERAPSPLCVAPGEPVVLSCELSRAGAPVIWSHNGKPVQEGEGLEFHAEGPRRVLCIQAAGPAHAGLYTCQSGAAPGAPSLSFTVQVAEPPVRVVAPEAAQTRVRSTPGGDLELVVHLSGPGGPVRWYKDGERLASQGRVQLEQAGARQVLRVQGARSGDAGEYLCDAPQDSRIFLVSVEEPLPVKLVSELTPLTVHEGDDATFRCEVSPPDADVTWLRNGAVITPGPQVEMAQNGSSRTLTLRGCQLGDAGTVTVRAGSTATSARLHVRETELLFLRRLQDVRAEEGQDVCFEVETGRVGAVGAVRWVRGGQPLPHDSRLSMAQDEHIHRLFIHGVVLADQGTYGCESHHDRTLARLSVRPRQLRVLRPLEDVTISEGGSATFQLELSQEGVTGEWARGGVRLHPGPKCHIHSEGQSHQLVLSGLGLADSGCVSFTADSLRCAARLVVREVPVTIVRGPQDLEVTEGDTATFECELSQALADVTWEKDGRALTPSPRLRLQALGTRRLLQLRRCSPSDAGTYSCALGTARVGPVRLTVRARTVAVLSELLSVRAREGGGATFECTVSEAETTGRWELGGRPLRPGARVRIRQEGKKHILVLSELRAEDAGEVRFQAGPAQSLALLEVEALPLQMCRRPPREKTILVGRRAVLEVTVSRSGGHVCWLREGAELCPGDKYEMRSHGPTHSLVIHDVRPEDQGTYCCQAGQDSAHTRLLVEGN, from the exons ATGAAGGCGAGCTCGGGGGACCAGGGGAGCCCCCCGTGCTTCCTGCGCTTCCCGCGGCCCGTGCGGGTGGTAAGTGGCGCCGAGGCCGAGCTCAAGTGCGTGGTCCTGGGGGAGCCGCCGCCCGTCGTGGTGTGGGAAAAGGGCGGGCAGCAGCTGGCGGCCTCGGAACGCCTGAGCTTCCCGGCGGACGGCGCGGAGCACGGCCTGCTGCTGAGCGGCGCGCTGCCCACCGACGCGGGGGTCTACGTGTGCCGCGCCCGCAACGCGGCCGGAGAGGCCTACGCGGCGGCCGCCATCACCGTGCTGGAGCCGCCGGCCTCCGAGCCCGATCCGCAGCCCGCCGAGCGCCCGCTGCCGCCGCCGGGGCCCGGGGAGGGCGCCCCGGTCTTCCTGACGGGGCCGCGGTCCCAGTGGGTGCTGCGGGGGGCGGAGGTGGTGTTGACGTGCCGGGCGGGGGGCCTCCCCGAGCCCACGCTGTACTGGGAGAAGGACGGGATGGCGCTGGACGAAGTGTGGGACAGCAGCCACTTCGCGCTCGAGCCTGGCCGTGCCGAGGACGGCCCGGGCGTGAGCCTGGCGCTGCGCATCCTGGCGGCGCGGCTGCCGGACTCCGGCGTCTACGTGTGCCACGCCCGCAACGCGCACGGCCACGCGCAGGCTGGCGCGCTGCTCCAGGTGCAGCAGCCCCCCGAGAGCCCGCCCGCAGACCCCGACGAGGGCCCAGCGCCAGTGGTGGAGCCGCTCAAGTGCGCGCCCAAGACCTTCTGGGTGAACGAGGGCAAGCACGCCAAGTTCCGTTGCTACGTGATGGGCAAGCCCGAGCCCGAGATCGAATGGCACTGGGAGGGCCTCCCGCTGCTCCCGGACCGCCGCCGCCTCATGTACCGCGACCGCGACGGCGGCTTCGTGCTCAAGGTGCTCTACTGCCAGGCCAAGGACCGCGGGCTCTACGTCTGCGCCGCGCGCAACTCGGCGGGCCAGACGCTCAGCGCAGTGCAGCTGCACGTGAAAG AGCCCCGCCTCCGGTTCACAAGGCCCCTGCAGGATGTGGAGGGCCGTGAGCACGGGATTGCCGTGCTGGAGTGTAAAGTACCCAACTCCCGCATCCCCACGGCCTGGTTCCGAGAGGACCAGCGGCTGCTGCCCTGCCGCAAGTACGAGCAGATCGAAGAGGGCACCGTCCGGCGCCTCATCATCCACAGGCTGAAGGCAGATGACGACGGTGTCTATCTGTGCGAGATGCGGGGCCGGGTGCGCACCGTGGCCAATGTCACAGTCAAAG GGCCCATCCTGAAGCGCCTGCCCCGGAAGCTCGATGTCCTGGAGGGAGAGAATGCAGTGCTGCTGGTGGAAACTCTAGAGGCTGGGGTCCAGGGACGGTGGAGTCGTGATGGAGAGGAGCTGCCGGCCATTTGCCAGACCACCTCGGGCCACATGCATGCGCTGGTCCTTCCAGGGGTCACCCGAGAAGATGCTGGCGAGGTCATctttagcctgggcaactccCGTACCACTGCGCTGCTCAGAGTCAAAT GCGTCAAGCACAGTCCCCCAGGGCCCCCCGTGTCGGCTGAGATGTTCAAGGGCCAGAAGAACACAGTCCTGCTGACCTGGAAGCCTCCCGAGCCTGCTCCTGAGACCCCATTCATCTACCGGCTGGAGCGGCAGGAAGTGGGCTCTGAAGACTGGATTCAGTGCTTCAGCATCGAGAAAGCCGGAGCCGTGGAGGTGCCGGGCGACTGTGTGCCCTCCGAGGGTGACTACCGCTTCCGCATCTGCGCAGTCAGCGGACATGGTCGCAGTCCTCACGTGGTGTTCCATGGTTCTGCTCACCTTG TGCCCACAGCTCGCCTGGTGGCAGGTCTGGAAGATGTGCAGGTATACGACGGGGAAGATGCCGTCTTCTCCCTCGATCTCTCCACCATCATCCAGGGTACCTGGTTCCTTAATGGGGAAGAGCTCAAGAGTCACAAGCCGGAGGGCCAGGTGGAACCTGGGGCCCTGCGGTACCATGTGGAGCAGAAAGGCCTGCAGCACAGACTCATCCTGCATGCCGTCAAGCACCAGGACAGCGGGGCCCTGGTCGGCTTCAGCTGCCCCGGCGTGCAGGACTCAGCTGCCCTCACCATCCAAG AGAGCCCGGTGCACATCCTGAGCCCCCAGAACAAGGTGTCATTGACCTTCACAACCTCAGATCGGGTGGTGCTGACCTGTGAGCTCTCGAGGGTGGACTTCCCAGCGACGTGGTACAAGGATGGGCAGAAGGTGGAGGAGAGTGAGCTGCTGGTGGTGAAGATGGATGGGCGCAAACACCGTCTGATCCTGCCCGAGGCCAAAGTTCAGGACAGTGGCGAGTTTGAGTGCAGGACAGAAGGGGTCTCAGCCTTCTTCTACGTCACTGTCCAAG ATCCCCCCGTGCACATCGTGGACCCCCGAGAGCATGTGTTCGTGCATGCCATAACCTCCGAGTGTGTCATGCTGGCCTGCGAGGTGGACCGAGAGGACGCCCCTGTGCGTTGGTACAAGGAtgggcaggaggtggaggagaatgACTTCGTGGTGCTGGAGAGTGAGGGGCCCCATCGCCGCCTGGTGCTGCCTGCCACTCAGCCCTCAGATGGGGGCGAGTTTCAGTGTGTCGCCGGAGACGAGCGTGCCTACTTCACCGTCACCATCACAG ATGTCTCCTCGTGGATCGTGTATCCCAGTGGCAAGGTGTATGTGGCAGCTGTGCGCCTGGAGCGTGTGGTGCTGACCTGTGAGCTGTGCCGGCCTTGGGCGGAGGTGCGCTGGACCAAGGACGGAGAGGAGGTGGTGGAGAGCCCCGCGCTGCTCCTGCAGAAGGAAGACACCATCCGCCGCCTGGTGCTGCCTGCCGTCCAGCTCGAGGACTCCGGCGAGTACTTGTGTGAAATCGACGATGAGTCAGCCTCCTTCACTGTCACCGTCACAG AACCCCCAGTGCGGATCCTATACCCCCGGGATGAGGTGGCCTTGATCGCTGTGACCTTGGAGTGTGTGGTGCTGATGTGCGAGCTATCTCGGGAGGATGCCCCTGTGCGCTGGTACAAGGACGGGCTGGAAGTGGAGGAGAGCGAGGCCCTGGTGTTGGAGAGGGACGGGCCACGCTGCCGCCTGGTACTACCTGCTGCCCAGCCTGAGGATGGGGGAGAGTTCGTATGCGATGCTGGAGATGACTCAGCCTTCTTCACTGTCACTGTCACAG CCCCGCCAGAGAGGATTGTGCATCCAGCAGCCCGATCCCTGGATCTGCATTTTGGGGCTCCCGGGCGCGTGGAGCTGCGCTGTGAGGTGGCCCCAGCTGGGTCTCAGGTGCGCTGGTACAAGGACGGGCTGGAAGTGGAGGCATCAGACGCCCTGCAGCTGGGTGCCAAGGGGTCCACCCGCACCCTGACCCTGCCCCACGCCCAGCCTGAGGACGCCGGGGAGTATGTGTGTGAGACCCGAGATGAGGCCATCACCTTCAATGTCATCCTGGCTG AGCCCCCAGTGCAGTTCCTTGCTCCAGAGAGAGCCCCGAGCCCGCTCTGTGTGGCTCCCGGGGAGCCAGTGGTGCTGAGCTGTGAACTGTCCCGGGCTGGTGCCCCTGTGATCTGGAGCCACAATGGGAAGCCCGTGCAGGAGGGAGAGGGCTTAGAGTTCCATGCTGAGGGCCCCCGCCGAGTCCTCTGCATCCAGGCTGCAGGCCCAGCCCATGCAGGGCTCTACACCTGCCAGTCTGGAGCAGCCCCAGGAGCCCCGAGCCTCAGCTTCACCGTCCAGGTGGCTG AGCCCCCTGTGCGGGTGGTGGCTCCCGAGGCAGCCCAGACGAGAGTTCGGAGCACCCCAGGCGGGGACCTCGAGCTGGTGGTGCACCTCTCTGGGCCCGGGGGCCCTGTGCGCTGGTACAAGGACGGGGAGCGACTGGCAAGCCAGGGGCGGGTGCAGCTGGAGCAGGCCGGGGCCAGGCAGGTGCTGCGGGTGCAGGGGGCACGGAGTGGGGACGCTGGGGAGTACCTGTGCGACGCGCCCCAGGACAGCCGCATCTTCCTCGTCAGCGTGGAAG AGCCGCTGCCGGTGAAGCTGGTCTCGGAGCTGACACCACTTACTGTCCATGAGGGCGATGATGCCACGTTCCGGTGTGAAGTCTCCCCACCAGATGCCGATGTCACCTGGCTGCGCAATGGAGCCGTCATCACTCCGGGGCCCCAGGTGGAGATGGCCCAGAACGGTTCAAGCCGCACCTTGACCCTGCGAGGCTGCCAGCTGGGGGATGCGGGGACCGTGACTGTGCGTGCAGGGAGCACAGCCACAAGTGCCCGGCTCCATGTTCGAG AGACAGAGCTGCTATTCCTACGGCGGCTGCAGGACGTGCGGGCAGAGGAAGGCCAGGACGTGTGTTTCGAAGTGGAGACAGGCCGAGTGGGTGCAGTGGGAGCCGTGCGCTGGGTGCGAGGTGGGCAGCCCCTGCCCCACGACTCTCGCCTGTCTATGGCCCAGGATGAGCACATCCACCGCCTCTTCATCCATGGTGTTGTACTGGCTGACCAGGGCACCTACGGCTGCGAGAGCCACCACGATCGCACCCTGGCCAGGCTCAGCGTGAGGC CGAGGCAGCTGAGGGTGCTGCGGCCTCTGGAGGACGTAACCATCAGTGAGGGTGGCAGTGCCACCTTCCAGCTGGAGCTGTCCCAGGAAGGTGTGACCGGGGAGTGGGCCCGGGGTGGAGTCCGGCTGCATCCGGGGCCCAAGTGCCACATCCACTCGGAGGGCCAGAGTCACCAATTGGTACTCAGCGGCCTAGGCCTGGCCGACTCAGGCTGTGTCTCCTTCACGGCGGATTCCCTGCGCTGCGCAGCCAGACTCGTTGTGAGAG AGGTCCCAGTGACCATCGTTCGGGGGCCACAGGACCTAGAGGTGACCGAGGGCGACACAGCTACGTTCGAGTGCGAGCTTTCCCAAGCTTTGGCTGATGTTACCTGGGAGAAG GACGGGCGCGCGCTCACTCCAAGCCCGCGGCTCCGGCTCCAGGCCCTCGGCACGCGCCGCCTTCTCCAGCTGCGGCGCTGCAGCCCCTCGGACGCCGGGACCTACAGCTGCGCGTTGGGAACGGCCCGCGTTGGGCCGGTCCGCCTGACCGTGCGCG CCCGCACAGTGGCGGTGCTCTCAGAGCTGCTGTCGGTGAGAGCCCGCGAAGGCGGCGGCGCTACGTTCGAGTGCACCGTGTCGGAGGCCGAGACCACGGGGCGCTGGGAGCTCGGAGGCCGCCCGCTGAGACCCGGAGCCCGCGTCCGCATCCGACAAGAAG GGAAGAAACACATTCTGGTGCTGAGCGAGCTGCGCGCCGAGGACGCCGGTGAAGTCCGCTTCCAGGCGGGGCCCGCCCAGTCCTTGGCTCTGCTGGAAGTGGAGG CATTGCCTCTCCAGATGTGCCGCCGCCCCCCTCGCGAGAAGACCATTCTGGTGGGCCGCCGGGCCGTGCTGGAAGTGACTGTGTCCCGCTCGGGGGGCCACGTGTGCTGGTTGCGGGAGGGGGCCGAGCTGTGCCCGGGAGATAAGTATGAGATGCGCAGCCACGGCCCCACCCACAGCCTGGTCATCCATGACGTTCGACCTGAGGACCAGGGCACCTACTGCTGCCAGGCCGGCCAGGACAGCGCCCACACACGGCTGCTGGTAGAGG GTAACTAG